In Aminobacterium sp. MB27-C1, a single genomic region encodes these proteins:
- a CDS encoding class I SAM-dependent methyltransferase has product MKKVQDPFKRFAHFYDFFMIVTGLYKTKHILKLAPLKANQRILDIGGGTGYLARKLLGEQREIHVIDTSPDMIRYLDDSPVITTIGDGKSTPYKDNYFHGIILSDAYHHIEQQDALLEEIDRILSPDGFLLIYEFNKSSLLATMIGWLEEKFISPVFYVTPQKLKEKVSQRNYILQKEINKGYWFIHLYQKKNLLMIK; this is encoded by the coding sequence ATGAAAAAAGTTCAGGATCCTTTCAAAAGATTTGCTCATTTTTACGATTTTTTCATGATCGTCACAGGCCTTTATAAAACTAAACATATTTTAAAATTAGCCCCACTCAAGGCTAATCAACGCATTCTTGACATAGGAGGAGGAACCGGTTATCTGGCTCGCAAGCTCCTTGGAGAACAGCGAGAAATACATGTTATAGACACGAGTCCAGATATGATCCGTTATTTAGACGATTCCCCTGTAATAACTACTATTGGTGACGGCAAATCTACTCCATATAAAGATAACTATTTTCATGGAATAATCCTCTCTGACGCATATCATCATATAGAACAACAAGACGCTCTTCTTGAAGAAATTGACCGTATTCTCTCTCCTGATGGATTTTTACTCATTTACGAATTTAACAAAAGCTCTCTTCTTGCCACAATGATAGGCTGGCTTGAAGAAAAATTCATCTCTCCTGTTTTTTACGTTACTCCCCAAAAACTAAAAGAAAAAGTCTCTCAACGAAATTATATTTTGCAAAAAGAAATTAACAAAGGATATTGGTTTATCCATCTCTATCAAAAAAAGAATCTATTAATGATAAAATGA
- a CDS encoding LmeA family phospholipid-binding protein has translation MRRNSLLCLLSIILIFHSAPLWGQEISALTTGQRLQHHFIKELDPEKMTIVFDEEPNENGYIRDMYMDIQGAIIGGVRIKSLSLRAMGVQLSPITTWGEEGPQVNYIMNIHAKGVICEDDINRNLLQKEFGDDDHWHNIQLDISPDGIYAKGYYLVRLLLKLDILIEIESRLKIVNQQQIWLDDYKVRVNRVDVPDFVTEKAVSQIQPLLDLSKFVFPLKLTSIAYDDTSITLSSAKEPEPFDGIIYRYEKESLKPIMCSAPERH, from the coding sequence ATGAGGCGAAACTCTCTTCTGTGCTTGCTTTCCATTATCCTCATATTTCATTCCGCTCCTCTTTGGGGGCAAGAAATATCAGCGCTGACTACAGGTCAACGTCTTCAACATCATTTCATTAAAGAACTTGATCCCGAAAAGATGACTATTGTTTTTGATGAAGAACCCAACGAAAATGGATATATTCGTGATATGTACATGGATATACAGGGGGCTATTATTGGTGGAGTTCGTATCAAAAGTCTTTCGCTTAGAGCCATGGGAGTACAACTCTCCCCCATAACTACATGGGGCGAAGAAGGCCCTCAAGTTAACTATATTATGAATATCCATGCTAAAGGTGTCATCTGTGAAGATGACATAAACAGAAACTTACTCCAAAAAGAATTTGGAGATGATGATCATTGGCATAATATACAATTAGATATTAGTCCCGATGGAATTTATGCTAAGGGATATTACCTTGTTCGTCTGCTTCTGAAACTCGACATCCTTATAGAAATTGAAAGCCGCCTAAAAATAGTAAACCAACAACAAATCTGGCTTGACGATTATAAAGTTCGGGTCAATCGAGTCGATGTTCCTGATTTTGTTACAGAAAAAGCTGTATCACAAATTCAACCTCTTCTAGATTTAAGCAAATTTGTTTTTCCGTTAAAGCTTACTTCTATAGCGTATGATGACACGTCTATTACGCTTTCCAGTGCAAAAGAACCTGAACCTTTTGACGGCATTATTTACCGTTATGAAAAAGAATCATTAAAACCAATTATGTGTTCAGCACCAGAGAGACACTGA
- a CDS encoding glucokinase yields MLILAADIGGTSSRFALFSILKGKLSLEKIIQKKTKEYASFFEILEEIASEDSSFSFDSVSSGVLALPGPVNSKNDVVLTNVSWSVPIRALRQQYNKTSFYVVNDFIAQVYGCLALKEEDCIIIQKGKPDPGGVLAAIGAGTGLGHGAAIPLPSQKYIPLPSEGGHSTFSFLQEEHSYESFLKKRLSLSYITKEIVVSGKGLSLLHEFLTGRYLSPPEVVSNTVGSSLTTMLFSSFYARACRDLCLYTLPTRGLFITGGIAISNPWIIDNNMFRKEFNFSFSHSQLLGQIPVYLLRNEANGLWGAIYYFLQCLSGAEHIIGFNDSFS; encoded by the coding sequence ATGCTGATATTAGCAGCTGATATTGGAGGAACATCAAGTCGTTTTGCCCTTTTTTCCATATTGAAAGGGAAACTTTCTCTCGAAAAAATAATACAAAAAAAGACAAAGGAGTATGCATCTTTTTTTGAGATTTTGGAAGAGATTGCTAGTGAAGATTCCAGCTTTTCTTTTGACAGTGTATCGAGTGGTGTTCTTGCGCTGCCTGGTCCGGTAAACAGTAAAAATGACGTTGTTTTAACAAATGTTTCATGGTCCGTTCCTATACGGGCCCTTCGGCAGCAATATAACAAAACTTCTTTTTATGTCGTTAACGATTTTATTGCTCAAGTATACGGTTGTCTTGCTCTTAAAGAGGAGGATTGCATTATTATTCAGAAAGGGAAACCTGATCCTGGCGGAGTTCTTGCGGCCATTGGCGCAGGAACTGGATTAGGGCATGGTGCAGCAATTCCTTTACCTTCTCAAAAATATATTCCCCTTCCATCAGAAGGAGGACATTCGACGTTTTCTTTTCTTCAAGAAGAACATTCATATGAGTCTTTTTTAAAAAAAAGACTTTCTCTTTCATATATAACGAAAGAGATTGTTGTTTCTGGAAAGGGACTTTCTCTTTTACATGAATTTTTAACGGGGCGCTACCTTTCTCCGCCAGAAGTTGTTTCGAATACTGTCGGTTCTTCACTTACTACAATGCTTTTCTCTTCGTTTTATGCGCGGGCATGCAGAGATTTATGTCTCTACACTTTGCCCACAAGAGGACTTTTCATTACAGGAGGCATAGCCATTTCCAACCCGTGGATCATAGATAACAATATGTTTAGAAAAGAGTTTAATTTTTCCTTTTCACACAGCCAGCTTTTGGGTCAGATCCCTGTGTATCTTCTCAGAAATGAGGCCAATGGCTTGTGGGGCGCTATCTATTATTTTCTTCAGTGTCTCTCTGGTGCTGAACACATAATTGGTTTTAATGATTCTTTTTCATAA
- a CDS encoding MBL fold metallo-hydrolase: MLNVHTLCKKSLFHLVATFSSGSLHLIDLPLPRPGFENFLSTWLIRDTKRKRILLVDPGPTSTLPQLYDSLEKLGISTIDYVLLTHIHMDHAGGMGDFLATFPDAKIVAPSNGIKHLIDPSRLERASRETLREMAETYGRMRPVPADAFIDPEQIEGISFMMTPGHAPHHQSIFYDIEEEAPLLFVGEAAGTYIGDAEGVNFYLRPATPPRFFFDKAEGSVMKLMERASSLLCYAHYGYVRHSEVFLSRALAQLRLWKSILEKESGTLEELMDIILEKDSNLKSFSSLTAGEQARERYFTLNSLKGFVEEIASKKE; encoded by the coding sequence ATGTTGAACGTTCATACACTTTGTAAAAAATCGTTATTCCATCTCGTAGCCACCTTTTCTAGTGGCTCTTTACATCTTATCGACTTGCCTTTGCCACGCCCTGGCTTTGAAAATTTCCTTTCGACCTGGCTAATCAGAGACACTAAAAGAAAGAGAATCCTTTTAGTAGATCCAGGTCCTACGTCAACTTTGCCTCAGCTTTATGATTCACTTGAAAAACTCGGTATTTCTACCATAGATTATGTATTACTTACTCATATTCATATGGATCACGCAGGAGGAATGGGAGATTTCTTAGCAACCTTCCCAGATGCAAAGATTGTTGCTCCTTCCAATGGGATTAAGCACCTTATAGATCCTTCCAGGCTTGAAAGAGCAAGTAGAGAGACATTGCGAGAAATGGCTGAGACCTATGGACGGATGAGGCCTGTTCCTGCAGATGCTTTTATAGATCCGGAACAGATAGAAGGTATATCATTTATGATGACGCCTGGCCATGCACCTCACCACCAGTCAATTTTTTATGATATTGAAGAGGAGGCTCCTTTGCTTTTTGTTGGAGAGGCAGCGGGCACATATATTGGTGATGCAGAGGGAGTAAACTTCTACTTGAGACCTGCAACGCCCCCTCGATTTTTCTTTGATAAAGCTGAAGGCTCTGTTATGAAATTGATGGAAAGAGCATCGTCTCTTTTATGTTATGCACACTATGGATATGTTCGGCATTCAGAAGTGTTTCTTTCTAGAGCGTTAGCGCAGTTGAGGTTGTGGAAAAGCATACTTGAAAAAGAGTCTGGAACACTCGAAGAATTAATGGATATAATATTAGAAAAAGATAGCAACTTAAAATCTTTTTCATCTTTGACAGCAGGAGAGCAGGCACGAGAACGATACTTTACTTTGAATAGTCTCAAAGGTTTTGTAGAAGAAATTGCCTCAAAAAAAGAATAA